One Campylobacter concisus DNA window includes the following coding sequences:
- the secD gene encoding protein translocase subunit SecD, whose translation MRNARVTYRLIILILALVFGFGFSVPSFFQTQSGAKISLGLDLQGGLHMLLGVETNEAIHSKIKSVAGSINYYAKKEDVLIDKFKIKEDSVDFALLDSDEAPKVDKALAEIKGLDIKKDGLNYHITLTEQERLDTIEYAISQAVETIRNRLDQFGLAEPTVARQGKDNILVELPGIKTEEDEQRARDLIAKAAHLQLMAVDDKRQDQANTMSEAEAESYGDVIFKDAKNDRVKYVVKNIPVLDGSMLTDAKVAFSQQNNLPIINFTLNSEGARIFGDFTGANVGKRLAIVLDGKVYSAPVINERIGGGSGQISGGFTLDEAHDVAIALRSGALLAPVKMLEKRSVGPSLGQESINQSMVALAAGSILVVLFMLVYYGISGIFANIALVADVVILVAVMALFGATLTLPGMAGIVLTIGMAVDANVIINERIRELLREGVAIRTAVQKGYEHAMSAIIDSNLTTIITVAVLYAYGTGPVKGFAVTMAIGIMASMLTAILGTHGMFDAVMDKIEKSGNTRLWFGYKRS comes from the coding sequence ATGCGTAACGCAAGAGTTACATATAGGCTGATTATATTAATATTAGCCTTGGTTTTTGGTTTTGGCTTTTCGGTGCCATCTTTTTTTCAGACTCAAAGCGGAGCTAAAATTTCGCTAGGACTTGACCTTCAAGGCGGTCTTCATATGCTTCTTGGTGTTGAAACTAACGAAGCCATCCACTCTAAGATCAAGTCGGTCGCTGGAAGCATAAATTATTATGCCAAAAAAGAAGATGTGCTCATTGATAAATTTAAGATAAAAGAAGATAGTGTTGATTTTGCGCTACTTGATAGTGACGAGGCTCCAAAGGTTGATAAGGCGCTTGCTGAGATAAAAGGACTTGATATCAAAAAAGATGGTCTAAACTATCATATCACTCTTACAGAGCAAGAGAGGCTTGATACGATCGAGTATGCGATCTCTCAAGCTGTTGAGACCATTAGAAACAGGCTTGATCAGTTTGGTCTAGCTGAGCCAACAGTCGCTAGACAAGGCAAAGATAATATCCTAGTCGAGCTTCCTGGCATAAAAACCGAAGAGGATGAGCAAAGAGCGAGAGATCTTATCGCAAAGGCTGCTCACTTACAGCTTATGGCAGTTGATGACAAAAGACAAGATCAAGCTAATACCATGAGTGAGGCCGAGGCTGAAAGCTATGGTGACGTGATCTTTAAAGATGCTAAAAATGACCGTGTAAAATATGTCGTTAAAAATATCCCAGTGCTTGATGGCTCGATGCTAACTGACGCAAAGGTCGCATTTTCTCAGCAAAATAACCTACCGATCATAAATTTCACACTAAATTCAGAAGGTGCTAGAATTTTTGGTGATTTTACTGGTGCAAATGTCGGTAAAAGGCTTGCTATCGTGCTTGATGGCAAGGTCTATTCAGCTCCAGTTATAAATGAAAGAATAGGTGGCGGCAGCGGTCAGATCAGCGGTGGCTTTACACTTGACGAGGCTCACGACGTAGCGATCGCGCTTAGAAGTGGCGCACTTTTAGCACCTGTTAAGATGCTAGAAAAAAGAAGTGTCGGTCCATCTTTAGGCCAAGAGAGTATAAACCAAAGCATGGTAGCACTTGCTGCTGGATCTATTTTAGTCGTGCTATTTATGCTAGTTTATTATGGAATTTCTGGAATTTTTGCAAATATCGCGCTAGTTGCAGACGTTGTTATATTAGTTGCTGTCATGGCACTTTTTGGAGCGACACTTACCTTGCCAGGTATGGCTGGTATCGTGCTAACGATTGGTATGGCAGTTGATGCAAACGTCATCATAAATGAGCGTATACGTGAGCTTTTACGTGAAGGCGTGGCGATAAGAACGGCCGTGCAAAAGGGCTATGAGCACGCTATGAGTGCGATCATCGACTCAAATTTAACTACCATCATCACAGTTGCTGTGCTTTATGCTTATGGTACTGGTCCAGTTAAAGGCTTTGCAGTAACTATGGCCATAGGTATCATGGCTTCGATGCTAACGGCCATTTTAGGCACACATGGCATGTTTGATGCAGTCATGGATAAGATAGAAAAAAGCGGAAATACCAGACTTTGGTTTGGTTATAAAAGGAGCTAG
- the lptE gene encoding LPS assembly lipoprotein LptE, producing MRYFLAFFIAIFICGCGYKPVSKISQDLVGDRVYVDVIISKEEPKNSVWIKDAVKEGMVARLHKSLSSKDNADTSIIVSVQNLTYEAIIYDEYGYITSYKAFLILNYKTKFKDGRVVDIPATGEYDFSVARRQKDVRFADSVLSDTQKYEAIKEASKEAFDEYIANLAVKGYKNGSSNR from the coding sequence TTGAGATATTTTTTAGCGTTTTTTATTGCTATATTTATCTGCGGATGTGGCTATAAACCAGTTTCAAAGATCTCGCAGGATTTGGTTGGAGATAGAGTTTATGTTGATGTTATCATCAGCAAAGAAGAGCCAAAAAATAGTGTCTGGATAAAAGACGCCGTAAAAGAGGGCATGGTCGCAAGGCTGCATAAATCACTATCAAGCAAAGATAACGCTGATACTTCGATAATTGTCTCAGTGCAAAATTTAACCTATGAGGCGATAATCTATGATGAATATGGCTATATTACATCGTATAAAGCTTTTTTAATTCTAAATTATAAAACCAAATTTAAAGATGGTCGTGTCGTAGATATACCTGCTACTGGAGAGTATGATTTTAGCGTGGCAAGACGTCAAAAAGATGTAAGATTTGCAGATAGCGTTCTTAGTGATACTCAAAAATATGAAGCTATAAAAGAGGCCTCAAAAGAGGCGTTTGATGAGTACATCGCAAATTTAGCTGTAAAAGGATATAAAAATGGCAGCAGTAACCGTTAG
- the secF gene encoding protein translocase subunit SecF, translating into MQIFTKAKVYDFMRFRFVSLAFSIFLFVGSIFLLATKGLNYGIDFSGGTLIQLKYDTKAPLDKIRDAFGTNEVLKNASVTEFGSEDEAVIRFSGSSSNLTGDIGTEIKQILKDTGNFEVRRVDIVGPKVGDELRQKGLMALGISLIGVLLYITFRFEWRFALAAIATEIHDIVITVGAISLFDIDVNLDTLAAVLTVLGYSLNDTIIIFDRIREGIKESKRTDIEGVINESVSATLSRTILTSATTMMTVVVLFLFGGDMIHGFSFILIVGIVIGTISSIYISSPFLIWFKFSIEHFRAREAEKQRIKKERDKERAMFEKGVV; encoded by the coding sequence ATGCAAATTTTTACTAAGGCAAAAGTTTATGATTTTATGCGGTTTAGATTTGTGTCACTCGCATTTTCTATATTTTTATTTGTTGGTTCGATCTTTTTGCTTGCAACGAAGGGTTTAAACTATGGCATCGACTTCTCTGGCGGTACGCTTATACAGCTAAAATACGACACCAAAGCGCCACTTGATAAAATTCGCGACGCTTTTGGCACAAATGAAGTGCTTAAAAACGCCTCTGTTACTGAGTTTGGAAGCGAAGATGAGGCTGTTATTAGATTTTCAGGATCAAGCTCAAATTTAACTGGTGACATAGGCACTGAGATAAAGCAAATTTTAAAAGATACTGGAAATTTTGAAGTAAGACGTGTTGATATCGTTGGTCCAAAGGTTGGTGACGAGCTTAGGCAAAAGGGTCTGATGGCTCTTGGAATTTCACTAATTGGCGTGCTTCTTTATATCACATTTAGATTTGAATGGCGATTTGCGCTAGCTGCGATCGCAACCGAAATTCACGATATCGTTATAACTGTTGGTGCTATTTCACTATTTGATATCGATGTAAATTTAGACACACTAGCGGCTGTTTTAACGGTACTTGGCTACTCGCTAAACGATACGATCATCATTTTTGATAGGATCAGAGAAGGCATAAAAGAGAGTAAGAGAACCGATATCGAGGGCGTTATAAACGAGTCAGTCTCAGCCACACTTTCAAGAACTATCCTAACCTCAGCCACTACGATGATGACTGTTGTTGTGTTATTTTTGTTTGGCGGAGATATGATACATGGATTTTCATTTATCCTTATCGTTGGTATCGTTATAGGAACGATCAGCTCGATCTACATCTCTTCGCCGTTTCTTATCTGGTTTAAATTTAGCATTGAGCATTTTAGAGCTAGAGAGGCTGAGAAGCAAAGGATCAAAAAAGAGCGTGATAAAGAGCGTGCTATGTTTGAAAAAGGCGTTGTGTAA
- a CDS encoding apolipoprotein N-acyltransferase, with amino-acid sequence MLKNQRFAWISLFVRFLNGHFSTKIIIKAFVGAFLLSNFIFLAMAENQILNFISPFLTLAGIYVIINLSRAGFFAAGFFTGILWFYWIGFSFIYYELVWLIPFVILFVALVYGLLFWIASFPSFVALRAVLLFLISYVHPFGFNWFNLEATLVLGAFEPSTRGLIFIFLAAISLSLKGKILKFILAFICLIATLQFKSNEAKTLPFDVELVNTNVAQRVRWDKSLRMKFTNENLDMINSAIAEQKRLIVLPESAFPLFMTNEPLLVDELKELSKQITIVAGALAYENKQIYNSAFLFQNGTLRRMDKKFLVPFGEEIPLPKFMQDAVNKLFFGGASDFKKAENFSDYEIDGVKIRNAICYEATREELYKGEFDAVVAITNNGWFVPSSEPVLQRLLIKHLATKYNKAVYHSVNGSKSEIIKPKKAFWDEF; translated from the coding sequence ATGTTAAAAAATCAGCGTTTTGCATGGATTTCCTTATTTGTAAGATTTTTAAACGGACATTTTAGCACTAAAATTATAATAAAAGCCTTTGTCGGTGCTTTTTTGCTTTCTAATTTCATTTTTTTAGCTATGGCTGAAAATCAAATTTTAAATTTTATCTCACCTTTTCTCACGCTAGCTGGAATTTACGTCATCATAAATTTAAGCAGGGCTGGCTTTTTCGCAGCTGGCTTTTTCACTGGGATTTTGTGGTTTTACTGGATCGGCTTTAGTTTTATCTACTATGAGCTTGTCTGGCTTATCCCATTTGTTATCCTATTTGTAGCCCTTGTTTATGGACTTTTGTTTTGGATAGCCTCTTTTCCAAGCTTTGTCGCACTAAGAGCTGTTTTATTATTTTTAATAAGCTACGTGCATCCATTTGGCTTTAACTGGTTTAACCTTGAAGCAACGCTTGTTTTAGGCGCTTTTGAGCCAAGCACGAGAGGGCTTATATTTATATTTTTAGCAGCCATTTCTTTGAGTTTAAAAGGTAAAATTTTAAAATTTATCCTAGCTTTTATCTGCCTCATCGCCACTTTGCAGTTTAAAAGTAACGAGGCAAAAACTCTACCATTTGACGTGGAGCTAGTAAATACCAATGTCGCTCAAAGAGTGCGCTGGGATAAAAGCTTGCGCATGAAATTTACAAATGAAAATTTAGACATGATAAATAGCGCCATCGCCGAGCAAAAACGTCTAATCGTGCTGCCTGAGAGTGCGTTTCCATTATTTATGACAAATGAGCCACTGCTTGTTGATGAGCTAAAAGAGCTTTCAAAACAAATAACTATCGTAGCTGGCGCGCTTGCTTATGAAAATAAGCAAATTTATAACTCTGCATTTTTGTTTCAAAATGGCACTCTAAGGCGAATGGATAAGAAATTTTTAGTGCCATTTGGAGAAGAAATTCCTCTGCCAAAATTTATGCAAGATGCAGTGAATAAGCTATTTTTTGGTGGAGCTAGCGACTTTAAGAAGGCTGAAAATTTTAGCGACTATGAGATAGACGGAGTAAAGATCAGAAATGCTATCTGCTATGAGGCGACAAGAGAGGAGCTTTATAAGGGCGAATTTGACGCGGTCGTGGCTATCACAAACAACGGCTGGTTTGTGCCAAGTAGCGAACCTGTGCTTCAAAGACTACTTATAAAGCACCTTGCCACAAAATATAATAAAGCGGTCTATCACAGCGTAAATGGCTCAAAAAGCGAGATCATAAAGCCTAAAAAAGCATTTTGGGATGAGTTTTAA
- the yajC gene encoding preprotein translocase subunit YajC: protein MQNADFLTSLLPLVVLFAIFYFLVIRPQQKQQKAHAAMLAALDKGDKIVTNGGLICEVIKAENDFIKVKLNDDVIVRIAREFVAKKIEDK from the coding sequence ATGCAAAACGCTGATTTTTTAACATCATTACTACCTCTTGTTGTGCTTTTCGCCATATTTTACTTTTTGGTTATCAGACCTCAACAAAAACAACAAAAAGCTCACGCAGCAATGCTTGCAGCTCTTGACAAAGGCGATAAGATAGTAACTAATGGCGGACTTATATGCGAAGTAATTAAAGCCGAAAATGATTTTATCAAAGTTAAACTTAACGATGATGTAATCGTTCGTATAGCACGCGAGTTTGTAGCTAAAAAGATCGAAGATAAATAA
- the metK gene encoding methionine adenosyltransferase, translating into MYLFTSEVVSPGHPDKCADIIADSIVDTILTQDPNGRVASEVFVAGKNIVIGGEINSKVKLSYKDYEKIVKDALAHIGYDGKSNFTKEQCLHPDDIEVKVCLNQQSPDINQGVDQSDGEIGAGDQGIMFGFASCEAKEFMPAAITYARMLCEKVYKFAKANPDKLGVDIKTQVTIDYGSKDNFENCKPQSIHTIVVSAPCVESMKIEELRALIQNLIDETGLPKELYNKEKTIIYINPTGRYVNHSSLHDSGLTGRKLIVDSFGGYSPIGGGAQSSKDYTKVDRSGLYAARWIAKNIVAAGLAKKCIVQISYAIGVAKPTSVSVDTMGTHANGVNDDMLSNFVSEHFSLTPRWITNKFGLDKPSKDTFLYAKVAAKGQVGNAKYPWEKLDAVDTFKALLKK; encoded by the coding sequence ATGTATCTATTTACTTCTGAAGTTGTAAGTCCAGGTCATCCAGACAAATGCGCTGATATCATCGCTGATAGCATTGTTGATACTATCTTAACACAAGATCCAAATGGACGCGTCGCAAGCGAAGTTTTTGTAGCTGGAAAAAATATAGTAATAGGCGGAGAGATAAACTCAAAGGTAAAACTCTCTTATAAAGACTACGAAAAGATCGTAAAAGACGCTCTTGCGCATATTGGATATGACGGAAAGAGCAACTTTACAAAAGAGCAGTGCTTGCATCCAGACGATATCGAGGTCAAAGTCTGCTTAAATCAACAAAGTCCAGATATAAATCAAGGCGTTGATCAAAGTGACGGTGAGATTGGGGCAGGTGATCAAGGCATCATGTTTGGCTTTGCAAGTTGCGAAGCGAAAGAATTTATGCCAGCAGCTATAACTTACGCAAGAATGCTTTGTGAAAAAGTCTATAAATTTGCCAAAGCAAACCCTGATAAGCTTGGTGTTGATATAAAAACGCAAGTGACGATTGATTACGGCAGTAAAGACAACTTTGAAAACTGCAAACCTCAAAGTATCCACACTATCGTCGTATCTGCTCCTTGCGTGGAGAGCATGAAGATAGAAGAGCTTCGCGCACTAATACAAAATTTAATAGACGAAACTGGCCTTCCAAAAGAGCTATATAATAAAGAAAAAACGATCATTTACATAAATCCAACAGGTAGATATGTAAATCACAGCTCACTTCACGATAGCGGCCTAACAGGCAGAAAACTAATCGTCGATAGCTTTGGCGGATATAGCCCAATAGGTGGTGGCGCTCAGTCAAGCAAGGACTACACAAAGGTTGATCGCAGCGGACTTTACGCAGCGCGCTGGATAGCTAAAAACATAGTCGCAGCTGGCCTTGCTAAAAAATGCATCGTCCAGATAAGCTACGCAATCGGTGTTGCAAAGCCAACTTCAGTTAGCGTTGATACTATGGGAACTCACGCAAACGGCGTAAATGACGATATGCTTTCAAATTTTGTAAGCGAGCATTTTTCTCTAACACCTCGCTGGATAACAAATAAATTTGGTCTTGATAAGCCAAGCAAAGATACATTTTTATATGCAAAAGTAGCTGCAAAAGGTCAAGTGGGAAATGCAAAATACCCTTGGGAAAAGCTTGATGCGGTCGATACTTTCAAGGCTTTACTAAAAAAATAA
- a CDS encoding DUF6394 family protein — protein sequence MNWGKVIYIFFALMSLTTTAEFLYDKNEIALFVAASINLVSTLLKIGVKNLLSAELFASSLVADLHLIPAFVILQVSENATLSYSLAIGAVIANIFSLALVLIESSKSQEEF from the coding sequence ATGAACTGGGGAAAAGTTATCTACATATTTTTTGCGCTGATGAGTCTTACGACTACGGCGGAGTTTTTATATGACAAAAATGAGATCGCCCTTTTTGTGGCAGCTAGTATAAATTTGGTTTCGACGCTACTTAAGATCGGCGTTAAAAATTTACTTTCAGCTGAGCTTTTTGCAAGCTCGCTGGTTGCTGATTTGCACCTTATACCAGCTTTTGTTATTTTGCAAGTCTCTGAAAATGCAACGCTTAGCTACTCGCTAGCCATTGGCGCGGTCATTGCAAATATATTTTCACTAGCCTTGGTACTAATAGAATCAAGCAAATCACAAGAAGAATTTTAG
- the leuS gene encoding leucine--tRNA ligase produces the protein MAEKRKYEPLKIEKKWQEIWDKNEEFEPKDDLNLPKKYILSMFPYPSGRIHMGHVRNYSIGDALARSYRKSGFNVLHPIGFDSFGMPAENAAIKHKIHPKIWTYENIDYMKKELASLGFSFSKKRILATSDPLYTKWEQSFFIKMFEKGLVYRKNAIVNWCEYDQTVLANEQVEDGKCWRCGNDVVQKELPGYYFNITKYASELLEDLKLLEGKWPNQVITMQENWIGRSYGLEFKFSLDETSKETLGGKFDGFEVFTTRPDTIYGVSYTALAPEHPIVKALLESDKFDENKKAKIKAILNQSPRERQASDKDGEFLGIYVIHPLTNEKVPVWVANFILADYGSGAIMAVPAHDQRDFEFATKFNLPIKPVVKPLEGESDGSKVYSEYGVAINSELINSLSSEDAKSFIIEKFEKDGLGKRITNYKLRDWGISRQRYWGAPIPVVHCKCCGVVPEKEENLPIALPEDVKITGEGNPLDKHPTWKFTKCPKCGKDAIRETDTMDTFVESSWYFARFASDEKTWEQKALDEKSVNYWMNVDQYIGGIEHAILHLLYARFFQKVLRDLGYLRDDEPFENLLTQGMVLKDGKKMSKSKGNVVDPDDIINRYGADTARLFILFAAPPQKELEWNDSAVEGAFRFLNRLWEKAQTIKKIDKLPEIDHESLNKDEKFARLKIYEALKKSTEVFGDTFAFNTLIAACMEALNAINAQDNEDVNAEGFFIILNLLEPIVPHIANELSEELFDRKNFTKIAVKEEVFVKDSIALAVTVNGKKRAEFEVVASESESEILKQAKQNVAKWLEGKEILKEIYIKGKLVNFVIKG, from the coding sequence ATGGCTGAGAAGAGAAAATATGAGCCTTTAAAGATAGAAAAAAAGTGGCAAGAAATTTGGGATAAAAATGAAGAATTTGAACCAAAAGATGATCTAAACTTGCCAAAAAAATATATTCTAAGTATGTTTCCATATCCAAGCGGACGCATACATATGGGGCATGTAAGAAACTACTCTATCGGCGATGCGCTGGCTAGATCATATAGAAAAAGTGGTTTTAACGTGCTTCATCCTATCGGCTTTGATAGCTTTGGTATGCCAGCTGAAAACGCAGCCATAAAACATAAAATTCACCCTAAAATTTGGACTTACGAAAACATCGACTATATGAAAAAGGAGCTTGCAAGCCTTGGCTTTTCATTTTCTAAAAAGAGAATTTTAGCTACATCTGATCCGCTTTACACAAAGTGGGAGCAAAGCTTTTTTATAAAGATGTTTGAAAAAGGGCTTGTTTATAGAAAAAATGCCATCGTAAACTGGTGTGAGTACGATCAAACTGTGCTTGCAAACGAGCAGGTTGAAGACGGAAAATGCTGGAGATGCGGTAATGATGTTGTGCAAAAAGAGCTTCCAGGATACTACTTCAACATCACAAAATACGCTAGCGAGCTACTTGAAGATCTAAAACTTCTTGAAGGTAAGTGGCCAAATCAAGTCATCACAATGCAAGAAAACTGGATCGGCAGAAGCTACGGCTTGGAGTTTAAATTTAGCCTTGATGAGACTTCAAAAGAGACTTTGGGCGGTAAATTTGATGGCTTTGAGGTATTTACTACAAGACCTGATACGATTTATGGCGTTAGCTACACAGCCCTTGCGCCAGAGCATCCTATAGTAAAAGCGCTTCTTGAAAGTGATAAATTTGATGAAAATAAAAAGGCAAAGATAAAAGCAATACTTAATCAAAGCCCAAGAGAGCGTCAAGCAAGCGATAAAGACGGAGAATTTTTAGGAATTTACGTCATTCATCCACTTACAAATGAAAAGGTCCCAGTTTGGGTTGCAAATTTCATCCTAGCTGACTACGGCAGTGGCGCTATCATGGCTGTTCCTGCTCATGATCAAAGAGACTTCGAGTTTGCAACTAAATTTAATCTACCTATAAAACCAGTCGTAAAGCCGCTTGAGGGTGAGAGTGACGGCTCTAAGGTGTATTCAGAATACGGAGTTGCTATAAATTCTGAGCTTATAAACAGCCTTAGCTCAGAGGATGCCAAAAGCTTTATAATAGAGAAATTTGAAAAAGATGGCCTTGGCAAAAGGATCACAAACTACAAACTAAGAGACTGGGGAATTTCTCGCCAAAGATACTGGGGTGCGCCGATACCTGTCGTGCACTGCAAATGCTGCGGCGTAGTGCCTGAAAAAGAGGAAAATTTACCTATCGCACTGCCTGAAGATGTCAAGATCACAGGCGAGGGCAATCCTTTGGATAAACATCCAACTTGGAAATTTACAAAGTGTCCAAAATGCGGCAAAGACGCGATCAGAGAGACTGATACGATGGATACATTCGTAGAGAGTAGCTGGTATTTTGCTAGATTTGCAAGCGATGAGAAGACGTGGGAGCAAAAAGCACTTGATGAAAAGAGCGTGAATTATTGGATGAATGTAGATCAGTACATCGGCGGTATCGAGCATGCGATCTTGCACCTTTTATACGCTAGATTTTTCCAAAAGGTCTTAAGAGATCTTGGCTATCTAAGAGACGATGAGCCGTTTGAAAATTTACTAACTCAAGGCATGGTCTTAAAAGATGGCAAAAAGATGAGTAAAAGCAAGGGCAATGTCGTAGATCCTGATGATATCATAAATAGATACGGCGCCGATACGGCAAGGCTATTTATACTTTTTGCTGCTCCTCCTCAAAAAGAGCTTGAGTGGAATGACAGCGCAGTCGAGGGTGCGTTTAGGTTTTTAAATAGGCTTTGGGAGAAGGCACAAACTATCAAAAAGATAGATAAACTACCTGAGATAGATCATGAAAGTCTAAATAAAGATGAAAAATTTGCAAGGCTTAAAATTTATGAAGCGCTTAAAAAATCAACCGAGGTTTTTGGCGATACATTTGCTTTTAACACTTTAATCGCTGCTTGCATGGAGGCACTAAACGCTATAAATGCGCAAGATAATGAGGATGTAAATGCTGAGGGCTTTTTTATCATTTTAAATTTACTAGAGCCTATCGTGCCGCATATCGCAAATGAGCTTAGCGAAGAGCTTTTTGACAGAAAAAATTTCACAAAGATAGCTGTAAAAGAAGAGGTCTTTGTAAAAGATAGCATCGCTCTTGCAGTTACAGTTAATGGCAAGAAAAGGGCTGAGTTTGAAGTAGTAGCAAGCGAGAGTGAGAGTGAAATTTTAAAACAAGCTAAGCAAAATGTGGCTAAATGGCTTGAAGGAAAAGAAATTTTAAAAGAGATTTATATAAAAGGCAAATTAGTAAATTTTGTCATTAAAGGATAA
- the sstT gene encoding serine/threonine transporter SstT produces the protein MNMFKNIARRYADGNLIVQILVGIILGALVGFYTHYQAAPYNQLSAKIQTIQKESGLSVDEVIKTRLSQDEAKQLDEAKEKASSADSIAASASVLGDLFKGALKAIAPILVFVLVATSIILKDFGHTKGMQKIITLYLVGTFLAAVVAVIASFLFPIEIPLKGLQSANMSAPQGITNVLKDLIYKMVENPITALANGNYIGIITWAIGGGIAMRYATPETKKVFKDISDGVTHIVKFIIRLAPFGIFGMVAISIHDTGFEALAGYLKLILVLVGAMLVVAFIVYPAMVFALTKKNPYPLVMICLKESAISAFFTRSSAANIPVNMALCKKLGLKEELYSISIPLGATINMGGAAVTISILALTAVNSIPSITVTFGDALLLCFISALGACGASGVAGGSLLLVPLACGLFGIGNDIAMQFVTVGFTIGVIQDSVETALNSSSDVLFTAVASETSN, from the coding sequence ATGAATATGTTTAAAAACATTGCAAGAAGATACGCCGATGGAAATTTGATCGTTCAAATTTTAGTTGGTATCATCCTAGGTGCCCTAGTTGGCTTTTACACACATTATCAGGCAGCCCCTTACAACCAACTCTCAGCTAAAATTCAAACCATCCAAAAAGAGAGTGGCTTAAGCGTAGATGAAGTCATAAAAACTCGCCTTAGCCAAGATGAAGCAAAACAACTTGATGAGGCTAAAGAAAAGGCTAGTTCGGCTGATTCTATCGCTGCTTCAGCCTCAGTTTTAGGAGATTTGTTTAAAGGCGCTCTAAAAGCGATCGCACCTATTCTTGTTTTTGTCCTAGTTGCAACCTCTATCATTTTAAAAGATTTTGGACACACAAAAGGCATGCAAAAGATCATCACACTCTACCTTGTTGGCACCTTTTTAGCAGCTGTTGTGGCGGTAATTGCTAGCTTTTTATTTCCTATTGAGATACCGCTAAAAGGTCTGCAAAGCGCTAATATGTCAGCACCTCAAGGCATCACAAACGTGTTAAAAGACCTTATCTATAAAATGGTCGAAAATCCGATAACCGCCCTAGCAAACGGCAACTATATAGGCATCATCACTTGGGCGATTGGTGGTGGCATCGCTATGAGATATGCTACACCTGAGACCAAAAAGGTATTTAAGGATATAAGCGACGGCGTAACTCATATTGTTAAATTTATCATCAGACTAGCTCCGTTTGGTATCTTTGGTATGGTTGCTATCAGCATTCATGACACTGGATTTGAGGCACTTGCAGGATATCTCAAGCTGATCTTAGTTCTTGTTGGAGCGATGCTTGTAGTGGCATTTATCGTCTATCCAGCGATGGTTTTTGCACTAACTAAGAAAAATCCCTACCCTCTTGTGATGATCTGCTTAAAAGAGAGTGCGATCTCAGCGTTTTTTACAAGAAGTTCAGCTGCAAACATCCCTGTAAATATGGCGCTTTGCAAAAAGCTTGGACTAAAAGAGGAGCTCTACTCGATCTCTATCCCACTAGGAGCTACCATAAACATGGGTGGTGCGGCAGTTACCATTAGCATTCTAGCGCTTACTGCGGTAAATTCTATCCCATCTATCACAGTTACATTTGGCGATGCGCTTCTTCTTTGCTTCATCTCAGCTCTTGGCGCGTGCGGCGCATCTGGCGTGGCTGGCGGCTCACTTCTTCTAGTGCCATTAGCGTGCGGTCTTTTTGGTATCGGCAACGATATCGCTATGCAGTTTGTCACAGTTGGCTTTACGATAGGCGTCATCCAAGACTCAGTTGAAACCGCGCTAAATAGCTCATCAGACGTGCTTTTTACAGCCGTAGCCTCAGAGACTTCAAACTAA